A region from the Arthrobacter roseus genome encodes:
- the lipB gene encoding lipoyl(octanoyl) transferase LipB, with product MSLEFSHIGFAPHYIDYHDAWEQQKKLHDSIVEGKSPSTVMLLEHRPVYTAGKRTEDHERPFDGTPVISVDRGGKLTWHGPGQLVGYPILALPDPTRVVEYVDLLEDIIMRTVATYGVKTIRIPQRSGVWVSGGDGPDRKIASVGIRVNHGVTMHGFSINCNNDLAPFAQIIACGITDAGVTSISLECGRDVSPTDIVSQIEAELRNNSKSLVRTVLSTPVTAPADAGMQGIKGESQ from the coding sequence ATGAGCCTCGAGTTTTCCCATATCGGATTCGCTCCGCACTATATCGACTACCACGATGCCTGGGAGCAGCAGAAGAAACTCCACGACAGCATTGTGGAAGGAAAAAGCCCCAGTACCGTAATGTTGCTCGAGCACCGCCCTGTGTACACCGCGGGAAAAAGGACTGAAGACCATGAACGGCCCTTTGACGGTACCCCTGTGATTAGCGTGGACCGCGGCGGCAAACTGACGTGGCACGGCCCTGGCCAACTGGTGGGCTACCCGATTCTGGCACTCCCCGATCCAACGCGCGTCGTCGAATACGTCGACCTACTTGAAGACATCATCATGCGCACGGTGGCTACCTACGGAGTAAAGACCATCAGGATCCCCCAACGCTCAGGAGTATGGGTCAGCGGCGGTGACGGGCCGGACCGTAAAATAGCTTCGGTGGGTATTCGGGTCAACCATGGGGTAACCATGCACGGCTTTTCCATCAACTGCAATAACGATCTGGCCCCATTCGCCCAGATCATTGCCTGCGGGATCACGGATGCTGGCGTCACGTCGATTAGCCTTGAGTGCGGCAGGGATGTCTCACCCACAGATATCGTGTCCCAGATCGAAGCCGAACTGCGCAACAATAGTAAGTCGCTGGTACGGACCGTACTATCTACACCAGTGACCGCTCCGGCAGATGCCGGGATGCAAGGAATCAAAGGAGAATCACAGTGA
- a CDS encoding serine/threonine-protein kinase: MAHLAAAGGHDPDTTETYLPPRLEGYEVRRCLGTGGSAAVWLVANSGTGTERALKVLAGNPAREREDDQYEIRREMAILSRHSHPHLIAIHQFLDTDQGPALLMDYASGGSVGQLVAARGPLPVGEVVTMLTPIAQALAYLHENGVTHGDVSPGNVLFTSEGMPLLSDLGVSRLLGEAAGAEHGTPGFAPVNGDLQGRSGPNADVYALGALAWYALTGRVPAATASRPPLSVLIPGVPTELTTLIESALSESAQDRPSASEFARMVYHCAQAQPVDLVPSAHITVLPELRTRRSVHQQPEKKGFFRKPRRKSAPTTKSRHLRFTWMLSSGAAMLVLIGLITGFVIIQEPDRPSAETVPASTATSTGSSGPDEGSLGRGVQEQSSFDLLLKKTRSDDPVKALAALAELRAEAYQQGDPAMLAHVNAEGSAAMKADLPPLEALKSTGHKLAGLSFTLENIDVQPGASAKITHVEATVVTSGYTEEDAAGRKIREEKSESTRQFVFTLRQLPDGWRISDVTEPAGDTE; this comes from the coding sequence ATGGCACATTTGGCAGCAGCAGGAGGACACGACCCGGACACCACTGAGACGTATTTGCCGCCACGTCTGGAGGGATATGAGGTTCGTCGGTGTCTTGGCACCGGTGGAAGTGCGGCGGTTTGGCTGGTCGCTAATTCCGGCACTGGAACTGAACGCGCGCTGAAAGTTCTGGCGGGAAATCCCGCCCGGGAACGCGAAGATGACCAGTATGAGATACGCCGCGAAATGGCCATCCTCAGCAGACATTCACACCCACACCTCATCGCTATCCACCAGTTTCTCGACACAGACCAGGGCCCTGCGCTTCTGATGGACTATGCATCCGGAGGTTCAGTCGGTCAGCTGGTAGCTGCACGTGGACCGCTGCCGGTAGGGGAGGTGGTGACGATGCTGACCCCCATCGCTCAAGCGCTGGCGTATCTGCATGAGAACGGGGTGACTCACGGGGATGTGTCTCCGGGAAATGTTTTGTTCACCTCCGAAGGTATGCCACTCCTGTCAGACCTCGGGGTCAGTCGTTTGCTGGGCGAAGCTGCTGGAGCAGAGCACGGCACCCCAGGCTTTGCTCCGGTGAACGGAGATCTGCAGGGCAGGTCCGGTCCAAACGCGGATGTCTATGCGCTGGGTGCCCTTGCATGGTACGCGCTTACAGGTCGTGTCCCTGCAGCGACGGCAAGTCGCCCTCCACTGTCAGTGCTGATCCCTGGGGTTCCCACTGAGCTCACGACACTCATTGAGTCGGCGCTCAGTGAAAGCGCACAGGACCGTCCTTCGGCATCCGAGTTCGCACGTATGGTGTATCACTGTGCGCAAGCACAGCCGGTTGATCTGGTGCCATCCGCGCACATCACAGTGCTGCCGGAACTGAGGACGCGTCGCAGCGTCCACCAACAGCCTGAAAAGAAGGGTTTCTTTCGAAAACCAAGGAGGAAATCAGCGCCTACCACCAAAAGTCGACATCTGCGCTTTACGTGGATGCTGTCGAGCGGAGCCGCGATGCTCGTACTGATCGGGTTGATTACCGGCTTTGTCATCATTCAGGAGCCAGATCGGCCCTCGGCCGAGACTGTGCCGGCTTCAACGGCCACGTCAACGGGCAGTAGCGGTCCCGATGAGGGTTCCCTGGGTCGTGGCGTCCAGGAACAGAGTAGCTTCGATCTGCTGTTGAAAAAGACCCGCTCTGATGATCCGGTCAAAGCATTGGCCGCTTTGGCTGAACTGCGCGCTGAAGCATATCAGCAGGGCGATCCGGCAATGCTGGCCCACGTCAACGCAGAAGGATCTGCTGCGATGAAGGCTGATCTGCCTCCACTGGAGGCGCTGAAGTCCACGGGACATAAATTGGCGGGCTTATCCTTCACACTGGAAAACATCGATGTTCAGCCCGGCGCGTCAGCGAAGATCACTCACGTGGAAGCGACGGTTGTCACCTCTGGGTATACCGAGGAAGACGCTGCTGGACGAAAAATTCGCGAAGAGAAGTCAGAGTCCACCAGGCAGTTTGTTTTTACCTTGCGGCAGTTGCCTGATGGTTGGCGAATTAGCGACGTCACCGAACCTGCTGGTGATACGGAGTGA